One part of the Arabidopsis thaliana chromosome 1 sequence genome encodes these proteins:
- the HDG11 gene encoding homeodomain GLABROUS 11 (homeodomain GLABROUS 11 (HDG11); CONTAINS InterPro DOMAIN/s: Homeobox, conserved site (InterPro:IPR017970), Homeobox (InterPro:IPR001356), Homeodomain-like (InterPro:IPR009057), Lipid-binding START (InterPro:IPR002913), Homeodomain-related (InterPro:IPR012287); BEST Arabidopsis thaliana protein match is: homeodomain GLABROUS 12 (TAIR:AT1G17920.1); Has 12070 Blast hits to 11936 proteins in 534 species: Archae - 0; Bacteria - 0; Metazoa - 9179; Fungi - 319; Plants - 2364; Viruses - 8; Other Eukaryotes - 200 (source: NCBI BLink).), which produces MSFVVGVGGSGSGSGGDGGGSHHHDGSETDRKKKRYHRHTAQQIQRLESSFKECPHPDEKQRNQLSRELGLAPRQIKFWFQNRRTQLKAQHERADNSALKAENDKIRCENIAIREALKHAICPNCGGPPVSEDPYFDEQKLRIENAHLREELERMSTIASKYMGRPISQLSTLHPMHISPLDLSMTSLTGCGPFGHGPSLDFDLLPGSSMAVGPNNNLQSQPNLAISDMDKPIMTGIALTAMEELLRLLQTNEPLWTRTDGCRDILNLGSYENVFPRSSNRGKNQNFRVEASRSSGIVFMNAMALVDMFMDCVKWTELFPSIIAASKTLAVISSGMGGTHEGALHLLYEEMEVLSPLVATREFCELRYCQQTEQGSWIVVNVSYDLPQFVSHSQSYRFPSGCLIQDMPNGYSKVTWVEHIETEEKELVHELYREIIHRGIAFGADRWVTTLQRMCERFASLSVPASSSRDLGGVILSPEGKRSMMRLAQRMISNYCLSVSRSNNTRSTVVSELNEVGIRVTAHKSPEPNGTVLCAATTFWLPNSPQNVFNFLKDERTRPQWDVLSNGNAVQEVAHISNGSHPGNCISVLRGSNATHSNNMLILQESSTDSSGAFVVYSPVDLAALNIAMSGEDPSYIPLLSSGFTISPDGNGSNSEQGGASTSSGRASASGSLITVGFQIMVSNLPTAKLNMESVETVNNLIGTTVHQIKTALSGPTASTTA; this is translated from the exons atgagtttcGTCGTCGGCGTCGGCGGAAGTGGTAGTGGAAGCGGCGGAGACGGTGGTGGTAGTCATCATCACGACGGCTCTGAAACTGATAGGAAGAAGAAACGTTACCATCGTCACACCGCTCAACAGATTCAACGCCTTGAATC GAGTTTCAAGGAGTGTCCTCATCCAgatgagaaacagaggaaccaGCTTAGCAGAGAATTGGGTTTGGCTCCAAGACAAATCAAGTTCTGGTTTCAGAACAGAAGAACTCAGCTTAAG GCTCAACATGAGAGAGCAGATAATAGTGCACTAAAGGCAGAGAATGATAAAATTCGTTGCGAAAACATTGCTATTAGAGAAGCTCTCAAGCATGCTATATGTCCTAACTGTGGAGGTCCTCCTGTTAGTGAAGATCCTTACTTTGATGAACAAAAGCTTCGGATTGAAAATGCACACCTTAGAGAAgag CTTGAAAGAATGTCTACCATTGCATCAAAGTACATGGGAAGACCGATATCGCAACTCTCTACGCTACATCCAATGCACATCTCACCGTTGGATTTGTCAATGACTAGTTTAACTGGTTGTGGACCTTTTGGTCATGGTCCTTCACTCgattttgatcttcttccaGGAAGTTCTATGGCTGTTGGTCCTAATAATAATCTGCAATCTCAGCCTAACTTGGCTATATCAGACATGGATAAGCCTATTATGACCGGCATTGCTTTGACTGCAATGGAAGAATTGCTCAGGCTTCTTCAGACAAATGAACCTCTATGGACAAGAACAGATGGCTGCAGAGACATTCTCAATCTTGGTAGCTATGAGAATGTTTTCCCAAGATCAAGTAACCGAGGGAAGAACCAGAACTTTCGAGTCGAAGCATCAAGGTCTTCTGGTATTGTCTTCATGAATGCTATGGCACTTGTCGACATGTTCATGGATTGT GTCAAGTGGACAGAACTCTTTCCCTCTATCATTGCAGCTTCTAAAACACTTGCAGTGATTTCTTCAGGAATGGGAGGTACCCATGAGGGTGCATTGCATTTG TTgtatgaagaaatggaagtgCTTTCGCCTTTAGTAGCAACACGCGAATTCTGCGAGCTACGCTATTGTCAACAGACTGAACAAGGAAGCTGGATAGTTGTAAACGTCTCATATGATCTTCCTCAGTTTGTTTCTCACTCTCAGTCCTATAGATTTCCATCTGGATGCTTGATTCAGGATATGCCCAATGGATATTCCAAG GTTACTTGGGTTGAACATAttgaaactgaagaaaaagaactGGTTCATGAGCTATACAGAGAGATTATTCACAGAGGGATTGCTTTTGGGGCTGATCGTTGGGTTACCACTCTCCAGAGAATGTGTGAAAGATTTGCTTCTCTATCGGTACCAGCGTCTTCATCTCGTGATCTCGGTGGAG TGATTCTATCACCGGAAGGGAAGAGAAGCATGATGAGACTTGCTCAGAGGATGATCAGCAACTACTGTTTAAGTGTCAGCAGATCCAACAACACACGCTCAACCGTTGTTTCGGAACTGAACGAAGTTGGAATCCGTGTGACTGCACATAAGAGCCCTGAACCAAACGGCACAGTCCTATGTGCAGCCACCACTTTCTGGCTTCCCAATTCTCCTCAAAATGTCTTCAATTTCCTCAAAGACGAAAGAACCCGTCCTCAg TGGGATGTTCTTTCAAACGGAAACGCAGTGCAAGAAGTTGCTCACATCTCAAACGGATCACATCCTGGAAACTGCATATCGGTTCTACGT GGATCCAATGCAACACATAGCAACAACATGCTTATTCTGCAAGAAAGCTCAACAGACTCATCAGGAGCATTTGTGGTCTACAGTCCAGTGGATTTAGCAGCATTGAACATCGCAATGAGCGGTGAAGATCCTTCTTATATTCCTCTCTTGTCCTCAGGTTTCACAATCTCACCAGATGGAAATGGCTCAAACTCTGAACAAGGAGGAGCCTCGACGAGCTCAGGACGGGCATCAGCTAGCGGTTCGTTGATAACGGTTGGGTTTCAGATAATGGTAAGCAATTTACCGACGGCAAAACTGAATATGGAGTCGGTGGAAACGGTTAATAACCTGATAGGAACAACTGTACATCAAATTAAAACCGCCTTGAGCGGTCCTACAGCTTCAACTACAGCTTGA
- the SUS6 gene encoding sucrose synthase 6 (sucrose synthase 6 (SUS6); CONTAINS InterPro DOMAIN/s: Sucrose synthase, plant/cyanobacteria (InterPro:IPR012820), Sucrose synthase (InterPro:IPR000368), Glycosyl transferase, group 1 (InterPro:IPR001296); BEST Arabidopsis thaliana protein match is: sucrose synthase 5 (TAIR:AT5G37180.1); Has 8933 Blast hits to 8929 proteins in 1765 species: Archae - 393; Bacteria - 5318; Metazoa - 100; Fungi - 128; Plants - 854; Viruses - 0; Other Eukaryotes - 2140 (source: NCBI BLink).), whose protein sequence is MSSSSQAMLQKSDSIAEKMPDALKQSRYHMKRCFASFVGGGKKLMKREHLMNEIEKCIEDSRERSKILEGLFGYILTCTQEAAVVPPFVALAARPNPGFWEYVKVNSGDLTVDEITATDYLKLKESVFDESWSKDENALEIDFGAIDFTSPRLSLSSSIGKGADYISKFISSKLGGKSDKLEPLLNYLLRLNHHGENLMINDDLNTVAKLQKSLMLAVIVVSTYSKHTPYETFAQRLKEMGFEKGWGDTAERVKETMIILSEVLEAPDNGKLDLLFSRLPTVFNVVIFSVHGYFGQQDVLGLPDTGGQVVYILDQVRALEEELLIRINQQGLGFKPQILVVTRLIPEARGTKCDQELEAIEGTKHSHILRVPFVTNKGVLRQWVSRFDIYPYLERFTQDATSKILQRLDCKPDLIIGNYTDGNLVASLMATKLGVTQGTIAHALEKTKYEDSDAKWKELDPKYHFSCQFTADLIAMNVTDFIITSTYQEIAGSKDRPGQYESHTAFTMPGLCRVVSGIDVFDPKFNIAAPGADQSVYFPYTEKDKRFTKFHPSIQELLYNEKDNAEHMGYLADREKPIIFSMARLDTVKNITGLVEWYGKDKRLREMANLVVVAGFFDMSKSNDREEKAEIKKMHDLIEKYKLKGKFRWIAAQTDRYRNSELYRCIADTKGVFVQPALYEAFGLTVIEAMNCGLPTFATNQGGPAEIIVDGVSGFHIDPNNGDESVTKIGDFFSKCRSDGLYWDNISKGGLKRIYECYTWKIYAEKLLKMGSLYGFWRQVNEDQKKAKKRYIEMLYNLQFKQLTKKVTIPEDKPLPLRLASLRNLLPKKTTNLGAGSKQKEVTETEKTKQKSKDGQEQHDVKVGEREVREGLLAADASERVKKVLESSEEKQKLEKMKIAYGQQHSQGASPVRNLFWSVVVCLYICYILKQRFFGANSAQEY, encoded by the exons atgtcatCTTCATCTCAAGCTATGCTTCAAAAGTCGGATTCCATCGCTGAGAAAATGCCTGATGCATTGAAACAAAGCCGGTACCACATGAAGAGATGTTTTGCCAG CTTTGTTGGAGGAGGAAAGAAGCTGATGAAGCGTGAGCATTTGATGAATGAGATAGAGAAATGTATAGAAGATAGCCGTGAACGCAGTAAGATCCTTGAGGGGCTGTTTGGTTACATTCTCACTTGTACTCAG GAAGCAGCAGTGGTTCCACCGTTTGTTGCACTAGCCGCAAGGCCAAATCCTGGTTTCTGGGAATATGTTAAGGTCAACTCTGGAGATTTAACAGTTGATGAAATCACAGCCACTGATTACTTAAAGCTCAAGGAATCTGTTTTCGATGAGTCATG GTCTAAAGATGAAAATGCACTGGAGATAGACTTTGGAGCGATTGATTTCACATCTCCTCGTCTtagtctttcttcttcgattggAAAAGGAGCTGATTACATCTCTAAGTTTATATCTTCTAAGCTTGGAGGCAAATCCGATAAACTAGAACCTTTGTTGAACTATCTGCTTCGCCTTAACCATCACGGAGAG AATCTCATGATCAATGACGATCTCAACACGGTTGCAAAGCTCCAGAAATCTCTCATGCTTGCTGTGATTGTTGTCTCGACTTACTCAAAACACACACCTTATGAAACTTTTGCACaaag GTTGAAGGAGATGGGATTCGAGAAAGGTTGGGGAGATACAGCAGAGAGAGTGAAAGAAACAATGATTATCCTTTCAGAAGTTCTTGAAGCACCAGACAATGGGAAGTTAGATTTGCTCTTTAGCAGACTTCCCACAGTGTTCAACGTTGTGATATTCTCTGTCCACGGCTATTTTGGTCAGCAAGACGTACTCGGATTACCCGATACCGGAGGCCAG GTTGTTTACATTCTGGATCAAGTAAGAGCTTTGGAGGAAGAGCTTCTTATTCGAATTAACCAACAAGGTCTCGGATTCAAGCCTCAGATTCTTGTGGTGACACGGTTAATACCGGAAGCAAGAGGAACAAAGTGTGATCAAGAACTAGAAGCCATTGAAGGAACCAAGCATTCTCATATTCTCAGGGTTCCTTTTGTTACAAATAAAGGAGTCCTTCGTCAATGGGTTTCCCGATTCGATATCTACCCTTACCTCGAGAGATTTACTCAG GACGCAACGAGCAAGATTCTTCAACGCCTTGATTGCAAGCCAGACCTCATCATTGGAAACTACACAGATGGAAACTTGGTTGCATCTCTAATGGCCACCAAACTTGGTGTCACTCAGGGAACGATCGCTCATGCGTTGGAGAAGACAAAGTATGAAGATTCAGATGCAAAGTGGAAGGAATTAGATCCGAAATACCATTTCTCATGTCAGTTCACAGCTGATTTAATCGCAATGAATGTTACTGACTTCATCATTACCAGCACATATCAAGAAATCGCAGGAAG CAAGGACAGGCCAGGACAGTACGAGAGTCACACTGCCTTCACAATGCCTGGTTTATGTAGAGTTGTCTCTGGCATTGATGTCTTTGATCCAAAGTTTAACATTGCTGCTCCTGGTGCGGATCAATCTGTATACTTCCCTTACACAGAGAAGGATAAACGATTCACCAAGTTTCATCCTTCGATACAAGAACTGCTTTACAATGAGAAAGACAATGCTGAACACAT GGGATATCTTGCGGATAGAGAGAAACCGATAATCTTCTCAATGGCGAGACTTGACACGGTGAAGAACATAACCGGTTTGGTTGAATGGTATGGCAAAGACAAGAGACTTAGAGAAATGGCTAACCTTGTAGTCGTTGCTGGATTCTTCGACATGTCAAAATCTAAtgacagagaagaaaaagctgAGATCAAGAAAATGCATGATCTAATTGAAAAGTATAAGCTCAAGGGGAAATTCAGATGGATCGCTGCTCAAACTGATAGATACAGAAACAGTGAGCTATACAGGTGCATTGCTGATACAAAAGGAGTCTTTGTTCAGCCTGCTTTGTATGAAGCTTTTGGCTTAACCGTTATCGAAGCCATGAACTGTGGACTACCAACGTTCGCCACAAACCAAGGTGGACCAGCCGAGATAATCGTTGATGGTGTCTCTGGTTTCCACATTGATCCCAACAATGGTGATGAATCTGTTACAAAAATTGGAGATTTCTTCAGCAAATGCCGTTCAGATGGTTTGTATTGGGATAATATCTCTAAGGGTGGTCTCAAACGCATCTATGAGTG TTACACATGGAAGATTTATGCAGAGAAGTTGCTTAAAATGGGAAGCCTTTATGGATTTTGGAGACAGGTGAACGAAGATCAAAAGAAAGCGAAGAAGCGATATATTGAAATGCTTTACAATCTCCAGTTCAAACAATTG ACCAAGAAAGTGACAATCCCGGAAGATAAACCTCTGCCTCTGAGACTGGCTTCACTCCGTAACCTTCttcccaaaaaaacaacaaatcttgGAGCAGGAAGTAAGCAAAAGGAAGTTACAGAAACGGAAAAGACGAAACAGAAAAGTAAAGATGGTCAAGAACAACATGATGTAAAGGTCGGAGAAAGAGAGGTAAGAGAAGGCTTGCTTGCAGCTGACGCATcagagagagtgaagaaagtTTTAGAATCTTCGgaagagaaacagaagctagagaagatgaagattgcGTATGGACAACAACATAGCCAAGGAGCTTCGCCGGTTCGAAACTTGTTTTGGTCAGTCGTTGTTTGTCTCTATATCTGCTACATTTTGAAGCAGAGGTTCTTTGGTGCTAACTCGGCTCAAGAGTATTAA
- a CDS encoding uncharacterized protein (unknown protein; CONTAINS InterPro DOMAIN/s: Protein of unknown function DUF1308 (InterPro:IPR010733); Has 162 Blast hits to 160 proteins in 67 species: Archae - 0; Bacteria - 2; Metazoa - 120; Fungi - 0; Plants - 34; Viruses - 0; Other Eukaryotes - 6 (source: NCBI BLink).) produces MEIGEIEIAKQRCESVIRTIENLPLSTAITASCRRTLLKLASSELSFLSSLSSDPSPKPLSVNIGHIESVVRILQLPSITGVSRVCKPIPLPIGGVHVDLVCTLGKVPVWIIVSDRNPRYISWNGDRHGSKGLRSRIEQILAAANSTTTLKPSSVILFFANGLPSSVYEKLKDEFGAVYFDFGFDSDSDSDISMLDDFDCEWVNVVRTRSYKEAVSIEIKLIDQCDSLASPETEVLVQAEVTELSQKDAFSTVISSMRLLGEDCLINFDTTALVALVSGISNGCAERLVDMPEIELEEKFKGNTVFVIAQARSEIEKPGLVKVGTVLSGKRGIVCKSVFSEFKELVSMYAGPNEKLRAEQLLKSLMVVNDNPSERVMSLPTTRKLAMKNKTVFGTGDRWGAPTLTANMAFVRAVAQSGMSLSTIDHSPRALTGD; encoded by the exons ATGGAGATaggagagatagagatagcGAAACAGAGATGCGAATCGGTTATAAGAACAATCGAGAATCTTCCTTTATCAACTGCAATCACTGCTTCGTGCCGTCGCACACTCCTTAAGCTCGCTTCCTCCGAGCTCTCCTTTCTCTCGTCTCTCTCTTCTGATCCTTCTCCGAAACCTCTCAG TGTCAACATTGGCCACATTGAATCAGTGGTACGGATTTTACAGCTTCCGTCTATCACCGGCGTTTCGCGCGTTTGCAAACCGATTCCTCTTCCGATTGGTGGCGTTCATGTTGATCTCGTTTGTACTCTCGGAAAAGTTCCTGTATGGATCATCGTCTCTGATAGAAACCCTAGGTACATCTCCTGGAACGGTGATCGCCATGGAAGCAAAGGTTTAAGATCTAGAATCGAACAGATTCTCGCCGCTGCTAATTCCACAACCACGCTTAAACCTTCTTCGGTGATTCTGTTCTTCGCAAATGGTCTCCCTTCTTCAGTTTACGAGAAACTGAAAGATGAATTCGGAGCTGTGTATTTCGATTTTGGCTTCGATTCTGATTCGGATTCGGATATCTCAATGCTCGATGATTTTGATTGCGAATGGGTTAACGTTGTTCGAACCAGATCATATAAAGAAGCAGTTTCTATTGAGATCAAGCTGATAGATCAATGTGATTCACTTGCTTCTCCTGAAACTGAGGTTTTAGTTCAAGCAGAGGTCACAGAGCTAAGTCAAAAAGATGCTTTTTCTACTGTAATCTCCTCCATGAGATTGCTTGGTGAAGACTGTCTCATTAATTTCGACACAACGGCTCTTGTTGCTCTCGTTTCCGGAATCAGTAATGGGTGTGCAGAGAGACTCGTGGATATGCCTGAGATCgaattagaagaaaagtttAAGGGCAATACCGTTTTTGTGATTGCTCAG GCGAGATCTGAAATTGAGAAGCCAGGCCTTGTCAAAGTGGGAACTGTATTATCAGGGAAGCGTGGTATTGTATGCAAGAGTGTTTTCTCAGAGTTCAAGGAGTTAGTATCCATGTATGCTGGACCCAATGAGAAACTCAGAGCTGAACAGTTATTGAAGAGCCTAAT GGTGGTAAATGACAATCCCTCAGAGCGTGTGATGAGTCTCCCAACAACGAGGAAGTTAGCGATGAAGAACAAGACTGTGTTTGGGACAGGTGATAGATGGGGAGCTCCTACCTTGACTGCAAACATGGCGTTTGTCAGAGCCGTGGCTCAGTCGGGCATGTCTCTTTCCACTATTGACCATAGCCCTCGAGCTCTCACTGGCGATTAG
- the SUS6 gene encoding sucrose synthase 6 (sucrose synthase 6 (SUS6); CONTAINS InterPro DOMAIN/s: Sucrose synthase, plant/cyanobacteria (InterPro:IPR012820), Sucrose synthase (InterPro:IPR000368), Glycosyl transferase, group 1 (InterPro:IPR001296); BEST Arabidopsis thaliana protein match is: sucrose synthase 5 (TAIR:AT5G37180.1).) has protein sequence MKREHLMNEIEKCIEDSRERSKILEGLFGYILTCTQEAAVVPPFVALAARPNPGFWEYVKVNSGDLTVDEITATDYLKLKESVFDESWSKDENALEIDFGAIDFTSPRLSLSSSIGKGADYISKFISSKLGGKSDKLEPLLNYLLRLNHHGENLMINDDLNTVAKLQKSLMLAVIVVSTYSKHTPYETFAQRLKEMGFEKGWGDTAERVKETMIILSEVLEAPDNGKLDLLFSRLPTVFNVVIFSVHGYFGQQDVLGLPDTGGQVVYILDQVRALEEELLIRINQQGLGFKPQILVVTRLIPEARGTKCDQELEAIEGTKHSHILRVPFVTNKGVLRQWVSRFDIYPYLERFTQDATSKILQRLDCKPDLIIGNYTDGNLVASLMATKLGVTQGTIAHALEKTKYEDSDAKWKELDPKYHFSCQFTADLIAMNVTDFIITSTYQEIAGSKDRPGQYESHTAFTMPGLCRVVSGIDVFDPKFNIAAPGADQSVYFPYTEKDKRFTKFHPSIQELLYNEKDNAEHMGYLADREKPIIFSMARLDTVKNITGLVEWYGKDKRLREMANLVVVAGFFDMSKSNDREEKAEIKKMHDLIEKYKLKGKFRWIAAQTDRYRNSELYRCIADTKGVFVQPALYEAFGLTVIEAMNCGLPTFATNQGGPAEIIVDGVSGFHIDPNNGDESVTKIGDFFSKCRSDGLYWDNISKGGLKRIYECYTWKIYAEKLLKMGSLYGFWRQVNEDQKKAKKRYIEMLYNLQFKQLTKKVTIPEDKPLPLRLASLRNLLPKKTTNLGAGSKQKEVTETEKTKQKSKDGQEQHDVKVGEREVREGLLAADASERVKKVLESSEEKQKLEKMKIAYGQQHSQGASPVRNLFWSVVVCLYICYILKQRFFGANSAQEY, from the exons ATGAAGCGTGAGCATTTGATGAATGAGATAGAGAAATGTATAGAAGATAGCCGTGAACGCAGTAAGATCCTTGAGGGGCTGTTTGGTTACATTCTCACTTGTACTCAG GAAGCAGCAGTGGTTCCACCGTTTGTTGCACTAGCCGCAAGGCCAAATCCTGGTTTCTGGGAATATGTTAAGGTCAACTCTGGAGATTTAACAGTTGATGAAATCACAGCCACTGATTACTTAAAGCTCAAGGAATCTGTTTTCGATGAGTCATG GTCTAAAGATGAAAATGCACTGGAGATAGACTTTGGAGCGATTGATTTCACATCTCCTCGTCTtagtctttcttcttcgattggAAAAGGAGCTGATTACATCTCTAAGTTTATATCTTCTAAGCTTGGAGGCAAATCCGATAAACTAGAACCTTTGTTGAACTATCTGCTTCGCCTTAACCATCACGGAGAG AATCTCATGATCAATGACGATCTCAACACGGTTGCAAAGCTCCAGAAATCTCTCATGCTTGCTGTGATTGTTGTCTCGACTTACTCAAAACACACACCTTATGAAACTTTTGCACaaag GTTGAAGGAGATGGGATTCGAGAAAGGTTGGGGAGATACAGCAGAGAGAGTGAAAGAAACAATGATTATCCTTTCAGAAGTTCTTGAAGCACCAGACAATGGGAAGTTAGATTTGCTCTTTAGCAGACTTCCCACAGTGTTCAACGTTGTGATATTCTCTGTCCACGGCTATTTTGGTCAGCAAGACGTACTCGGATTACCCGATACCGGAGGCCAG GTTGTTTACATTCTGGATCAAGTAAGAGCTTTGGAGGAAGAGCTTCTTATTCGAATTAACCAACAAGGTCTCGGATTCAAGCCTCAGATTCTTGTGGTGACACGGTTAATACCGGAAGCAAGAGGAACAAAGTGTGATCAAGAACTAGAAGCCATTGAAGGAACCAAGCATTCTCATATTCTCAGGGTTCCTTTTGTTACAAATAAAGGAGTCCTTCGTCAATGGGTTTCCCGATTCGATATCTACCCTTACCTCGAGAGATTTACTCAG GACGCAACGAGCAAGATTCTTCAACGCCTTGATTGCAAGCCAGACCTCATCATTGGAAACTACACAGATGGAAACTTGGTTGCATCTCTAATGGCCACCAAACTTGGTGTCACTCAGGGAACGATCGCTCATGCGTTGGAGAAGACAAAGTATGAAGATTCAGATGCAAAGTGGAAGGAATTAGATCCGAAATACCATTTCTCATGTCAGTTCACAGCTGATTTAATCGCAATGAATGTTACTGACTTCATCATTACCAGCACATATCAAGAAATCGCAGGAAG CAAGGACAGGCCAGGACAGTACGAGAGTCACACTGCCTTCACAATGCCTGGTTTATGTAGAGTTGTCTCTGGCATTGATGTCTTTGATCCAAAGTTTAACATTGCTGCTCCTGGTGCGGATCAATCTGTATACTTCCCTTACACAGAGAAGGATAAACGATTCACCAAGTTTCATCCTTCGATACAAGAACTGCTTTACAATGAGAAAGACAATGCTGAACACAT GGGATATCTTGCGGATAGAGAGAAACCGATAATCTTCTCAATGGCGAGACTTGACACGGTGAAGAACATAACCGGTTTGGTTGAATGGTATGGCAAAGACAAGAGACTTAGAGAAATGGCTAACCTTGTAGTCGTTGCTGGATTCTTCGACATGTCAAAATCTAAtgacagagaagaaaaagctgAGATCAAGAAAATGCATGATCTAATTGAAAAGTATAAGCTCAAGGGGAAATTCAGATGGATCGCTGCTCAAACTGATAGATACAGAAACAGTGAGCTATACAGGTGCATTGCTGATACAAAAGGAGTCTTTGTTCAGCCTGCTTTGTATGAAGCTTTTGGCTTAACCGTTATCGAAGCCATGAACTGTGGACTACCAACGTTCGCCACAAACCAAGGTGGACCAGCCGAGATAATCGTTGATGGTGTCTCTGGTTTCCACATTGATCCCAACAATGGTGATGAATCTGTTACAAAAATTGGAGATTTCTTCAGCAAATGCCGTTCAGATGGTTTGTATTGGGATAATATCTCTAAGGGTGGTCTCAAACGCATCTATGAGTG TTACACATGGAAGATTTATGCAGAGAAGTTGCTTAAAATGGGAAGCCTTTATGGATTTTGGAGACAGGTGAACGAAGATCAAAAGAAAGCGAAGAAGCGATATATTGAAATGCTTTACAATCTCCAGTTCAAACAATTG ACCAAGAAAGTGACAATCCCGGAAGATAAACCTCTGCCTCTGAGACTGGCTTCACTCCGTAACCTTCttcccaaaaaaacaacaaatcttgGAGCAGGAAGTAAGCAAAAGGAAGTTACAGAAACGGAAAAGACGAAACAGAAAAGTAAAGATGGTCAAGAACAACATGATGTAAAGGTCGGAGAAAGAGAGGTAAGAGAAGGCTTGCTTGCAGCTGACGCATcagagagagtgaagaaagtTTTAGAATCTTCGgaagagaaacagaagctagagaagatgaagattgcGTATGGACAACAACATAGCCAAGGAGCTTCGCCGGTTCGAAACTTGTTTTGGTCAGTCGTTGTTTGTCTCTATATCTGCTACATTTTGAAGCAGAGGTTCTTTGGTGCTAACTCGGCTCAAGAGTATTAA